CGGATCCGTGGTTATGATCTGGGTGCAGCCGTATTTGCCCGGGGTGAAGGCATTCACTTTGGTGACAATGAGCTTTATTTTTGCTGCACCAATGGCGGTGAAAAGCAGTTAGGTCAAATCATGCGTTATCAACCCTCTGCCTATGAAGGCACAGCGCAAGAAGAGAAACACCCGGGACAAATTCAATTGTTTTTAGAAAGCAGTGATAAATCACTGTATGACTTTGGCGATAATCTAACAGTGACACCACAAGGGCATTTACTCGTCTGTGAGGACCAATATACTTTGCTGCCTGATAACCATTTACGTGGCGTATCACCCAAAGGTGAAGTATATCCATTTGCCAAACTACGCGCTAAAACTGAGCTCGCAGGCGCATGTTTTTCACCTGATGGCTCGATTTTATTCGTCAATATTTATTCGCCAACAAAAACGTTGGCTATTCGGGGGGATTGGTCAAGTTACCAAGCTTAAAAAAATGAATTTGCAGCCAGTCTTCATCATGTGATTTACTGGCTGCAAGCGCAACTTTTACATTCGAATAGCAATTTGAATGTAAAAATTAAGAGGCTGCGCACTGCCGTTTTCGACGCTTCTTAAAGTAAGGAAAAAAGAACAAAATCATACCTGTGATAGAAATAACTAACGTCACAAAAGAAACAGGTAACATCAGCCATAAATTGGCATTTTTCTCAAAAAAGGTTCCATCATGCAAGCTTTCTATCAACTCAGAGTTACGCTTTGCAATGTGTAAAATTTCGCCTGTCTGATTGTCAATCTGAATCTCAATTTTATTATTACTACGAATTTTCGTGATCCCTTTTGCAGGACGTACATCTAAACGATTCACATCATCCCAGCTGTTAATTTGAGCTGACTCAACTGACTTTGCAATATCTAAAATTTGCGTAAACGTTACTTCAGGCACAGTACCGACCCCTTTTGCAGAAGGCGGCTGAAT
This genomic window from Pseudoalteromonas luteoviolacea contains:
- a CDS encoding PepSY-associated TM helix domain-containing protein: MSFNKNNRSIHKWASIVISIPLLVIIVTGILLLVRKEFSFIQPPSAKGVGTVPEVTFTQILDIAKSVESAQINSWDDVNRLDVRPAKGITKIRSNNKIEIQIDNQTGEILHIAKRNSELIESLHDGTFFEKNANLWLMLPVSFVTLVISITGMILFFFPYFKKRRKRQCAAS